In the Arachis ipaensis cultivar K30076 chromosome B10, Araip1.1, whole genome shotgun sequence genome, one interval contains:
- the LOC107620667 gene encoding uncharacterized protein LOC107620667 — protein MSQHRISSTDGWTGGKDYSDIRRYAEGVCQGRKLLEFEVGEHVFLRVTLTTGIRRAIKTKKLNLRFIGPFGILRRFGPVAYQVALQPHLSNLHDVFHVSQFYKYTLDAAHVLEPKSLELRENLTFQVTPVRIDDTSVKKLGGKEVSLVKVAWKRSGVEEHTWELESEMQKDYPELFSSNH, from the exons ATGTCTCAGCAccgcatatcatccacagacgGATGGACAGGTggaaaggactattcagacaTTAGAAGATATGCTGAGGGCGTGT GTCAGGGAAGGAAACTGTTAGAATTTGAGGTGGGAGAACACGTGTTCCTGAGGGTTACATTGACAACCGGGATTAGAAGAGCGATCAAAACAAAGAAGTTAAATCTGAGGTTCATTGGACCGTTTGGGATTCTGAGGCGATTCGGGCCGGTGGCATATCAAGTAGCTTTGCAACCTcatctgtctaacttgcatgacgtattccacgtgtcacaatTCTATAAGTACACGTTGGATGCAGCTCATGTGTTAGAGCCTAAGTCGCTCGAGTTGAGGGAGAACTTGACATTTCAAGTAACACCGGTGCGTATTGacgacactagtgtgaagaagtTGGGAGGAAAGGAAGTTTCATTGGTTAAGGTTGCTTGGAAGAGATCAGGAGTCgaagagcatacttgggaattggagtcTGAGATGCAAAAGGATTATCCCGAGCTATTCTCAAGTAATCactaa